The following coding sequences are from one Lolium rigidum isolate FL_2022 chromosome 6, APGP_CSIRO_Lrig_0.1, whole genome shotgun sequence window:
- the LOC124659313 gene encoding delta(7)-sterol-C5(6)-desaturase-like: MAASPHAGGDYLRLFREETEWYSEMLLGAMLPGDWWRGLPHPVRSWLRNTLGVYLLYYVTSFLWCFVIYYWKRHAYKNSIPSTEAMKKQIIVASKAMPFYALVPTGCEYMAESGWTWCFFHISDVGWPMYLVYLALYLIFLEFGLYWVHRMTHEIKPIYKHLHSTHHIYNKESTLSPFAGLAFDPVDGILQALPHVIAPLLLPTHFRTSIVILFLEGVWTTNIHDCIHGNIWPVMGAGYHTIHHTTYRHNYGHYTILMDWLFGTVGEPEDIFKKD, encoded by the exons ATGGCGGCGTCACCCCACGCCGGCGGCGACTACTTGCGGCTGTTCCGGGAGGAGACGGAGTGGTACAGCGAGATGCTCCTCGGCGCGATGTTGCCCGGCGACTGGTGGCGAGGGCTGCCgcatccggtgcggtcgtggctGCGCAACACCCTCGGCGTCTACCTCCTCTACTACGTCACCAGCTTCCTATGGTGCTTCGTCATCTACTACTGGAAGCGGCACGCCTACAAGA ATTCTATCCCTTCAACGGAAGCTATGAAGAAGCAAATAATTGTTGCATCAAAGGCTATGCCTTTCTACGCTCTTGTTCCAACTGGGTGTGAGTACATGGCAGAGAGTGGATGGACATGGTGTTTCTTTCATATCAGTGATGTTGGTTGGCCAATGTATCTTGTATATCTGGCTTTATATCTCATCTTTTTGGAGTTTGGACTGTACTGGGTACACAGAATGACGCATGAAATAAAGCCAATATACAAGCACCTGCATTCAACCCACCACATTTATAACAAGGAAAGTACACTATCACCATTTGCGG GACTAGCATTCGATCCCGTGGATGGGATTCTGCAAGCACTACCACACGTGATTGCTCCCTTACTTCTCCCAACACATTTCAGGACTAGCATTGTTATTTTATTCCTGGAGGGTGTCTGGACAACTAATATCCATGATTGCATTCATGGAAATATTTGGCCAGTGATGGGTGCTGGTTATCACACGATTCACCATACAACTTACCGACACAACTATGGTCACTACACCATCTTGATGGATTGGCTATTTGGAACCGTAGGTGAGCCAGAAGATATCTTCAAGAAGGATTGA